The following proteins are encoded in a genomic region of Brachypodium distachyon strain Bd21 chromosome 1, Brachypodium_distachyon_v3.0, whole genome shotgun sequence:
- the LOC100822922 gene encoding L-type lectin-domain containing receptor kinase IV.2 — translation MASTASMKPVLLSTLLVLTIGLTLNLPASGAGEGDEQFLYTGFTGHNIILDGAATITPGGLIELTNETFRIKGHAFHPAPMSFRRSPNGTVQSFSVSFVFGIMSSFGDIRGHGFTFFIAPSTDLSAAYSIQFLGLFNDKNNGSTSNHIFAIELDTIQNTEFSDIDNNHVGIDVNSLNSVNSSPAGFYNDSNSSMLTKLPLIGGGPLQIWVDYDMNSTEINVTLAPVGIPKPVKPLLSTTYDLSTVITEQAYLGFSSSTGLSTGHHYVLGWSSAINGAAPTIDPTKLPKLPYLGPKPQSTLLVILLPIASAVFVLAVGIGVVLMVRRHFRYKEVREDWEVEYGPHRFSYKDLYRATKGFKDKYLIGVGGFGSVYKGVLPGSKLEVAVKRVSYDSKQGVKEFVAEVVSIGHLQHRNVVQLLGYCRRKGELLLVYDYMANGSLDKHLYGQEGNATLDWGQRFRIIKEIALGLLYLHEEWDRVVIHRDVKASNVLLDKEMNGRLGDFGLARLYDHGTDPQTTHVVGTIGYLAPELVHRGKATPLTDVFSFGVLILEVTCGQKPIKEDPEGNQLVLTDWVLHNWHKESLLDAVDTKLQGNYNISEARLALKLGLLCSHPFPNARPNMRQVMQYLDGDVTFPELLPAHFSFGMLSLMQNEGQLVDSKDFSGAQTSQYLGLLNKTSDGKASNHIFAVELDSSQNTEFQDIDDNHVGIDINNLTSVRAKPAGFYDDKSGAMKSLSLVSREEMQVWVDYDGETTQISVTMAPLNVAKPSRPLVSATYNLSTVLEDPSYVGFSASTGPINSLYCVLGWSLGINRPAPAIDTKRLPKLPRTGPKPRSKVLEIVLPIATATFIFLVGTTIILLVRRRMRYAELHEDWEDEFGPHRFSYKDLFRATEGFHNKNLLGHGGFGKVYKGVLPVSKLEVAVKRVSHESKQGIKEFIAEIVSIGRLRHRNIVQLLGYCRRKGELLLVYDYMSNGSLDQYLYAEADKPTLDWVQRFEIIRGVASGLFYLHERWEKVVIHRDIKASNVLLDSEMNGRLGDFGLARLYDHGTDPQTTRVVGTMGYFAPELARTGKATPLTDVYAFGIFLIEVTCGRRPIDNQAKDSSEILVDWVVEHWHKGSLANTLDRRLQGNYDADEVCLVLKLGLLCAHPVFNARPSMRQVMQYLDGETPLPELMPTNLSYSMLAVMQNEGFSQYASLASTSGTQGMTSIISSGR, via the exons ATGGCTAGTACTGCTAGCATGAAGCCTGTTCTTCTGTCCACCCTCCTGGTCCTAACCATTGGCCTTACCCTAAACCTTCCGGCCTCCGGTGCCGGAGAAGGCGATGAGCAGTTCCTCTACACCGGCTTCACCGGTCACAACATCATCCTTGATGGGGCGGCTACGATCACCCCGGGTGGCCTCATCGAGCTGACCAACGAGACGTTCAGGATCAAGGGCCACGCCTTCCACCCTGCGCCGATGAGCTTCCGCCGGTCTCCCAATGGCACGGTGCAATCCTTTTCCGTCTCCTTCGTGTTTGGTATCATGTCTTCGTTCGGCGACATAAGGGGCCATGGCTTTACCTTCTTCATCGCCCCCAGTACAGACTTATCTGCAGCTTACTCAATCCAGTTCCTGGGTCTTTTCAACGATAAGAACAATGGCAGCACGAGCAACCACATCTTCGCGATCGAGCTTGACACCATCCAGAACACCGAGTTCAGCGACATCGACAACAACCATGTCGGTATCGATGTCAACAGCCTCAACTCTGTGAATTCTTCCCCTGCCGGCTTCTACAACGATAGTAATAGTAGCATGCTCACAAAACTGCCACTGATTGGAGGTGGACCGTTGCAGATTTGGGTGGACTATGATATGAATTCCACTGAAATCAATGTGACCTTAGCTCCTGTAGGTATTCCGAAACCTGTGAAACCGCTGCTCTCAACAACCTATGATCTCTCAACTGTGATAACAGAACAAGCATACCTTGGATTCTCATCCTCAACAGGCTTAAGCACTGGTCATCACTATGTGCTTGGCTGGAGCTCTGCCATCAATGGTGCCGCTCCAACCATAGACCCCACCAAACTACCCAAACTACCTTATCTTGGTCCAAAACCACAATCCACACTCTTAGTGATCCTTTTGCCAATAGCTTCCGCGGTGTTTGTGTTAGCTGTTGGCATTGGGGTCGTTCTAATGGTGAGGAGACATTTTAGGTACAAGGAGGTCCGTGAAGATTGGGAGGTTGAATATGGTCCACACCGGTTTTCTTATAAGGATTTGTACCGTGCCACCAAAGGATTTAAGGATAAGTATTTGATAGGTGTAGGCGGGTTTGGAAGTGTATACAAGGGGGTGCTCCCAGGATCTAAATTGGAGGTTGCTGTAAAGAGGGTGTCATACGACTCGAAGCAGGGTGTGAAGGAATTCGTCGCCGAGGTTGTAAGCATTGGCCATCTTCAACACCGTAATGTTGTGCAATTACTTGGGTATTGCAGGAGAAAAGGTGAGCTCCTTCTGGTGTATGACTACATGGCAAATGGAAGTCTTGATAAGCACTTGTATGGTCAAGAGGGCAATGCCACTTTAGATTGGGGGCAAAGGTTCCGAATTATCAAAGAGATTGCACTAGGTTTGCTCTACCTCCATGAGGAATGGGATAGAGTTGTCATCCATCGGGATGTCAAGGCAAGCAACGTGCTTCTTGACAAAGAGATGAATGGACGACTAGGAGATTTCGGTCTCGCAAGGTTGTATGACCATGGCACCGACCCACAAACCACACATGTTGTTGGCACAATAGGATACCTAGCTCCAGAGCTGGTCCACAGGGGCAAGGCAACCCCACTTACTGATGTATTTTCATTTGGCGTCCTCATTCTTGAGGTTACCTGTGGACAGAAGCCAATCAAGGAAGACCCAGAAGGCAATCAGCTAGTCTTGACTGATTGGGTTCTTCACAATTGGCATAAAGAATCCCTTTTAGATGCAGTGGATACCAAGCTCCAAGGCAACTACAATATCAGCGAGGCACGCCTCGCCCTGAAGCTAGGGTTGTTGTGCTCTCACCCGTTTCCGAATGCAAGGCCTAACATGCGGCAAGTTATGCAGTATCTCGATGGCGATGTGACGTTCCCGGAGCTGCTGCCGGCACACTTCAGCTTTGGCATGTTGTCCTTGATGCAGAATGAAGGCCAGCTGGTTGACTC CAAGGATTTCTCAGGTGCGCAAACCTCACAATACTTGGGTCTCCTCAACAAAACAAGCGACGGCAAAGCAAGCAACCACATATTTGCAGTCGAGCTTGATAGTAGCCAAAATACCGAGTTTCAAGACATCGATGACAACCACGTTGGCATTGACATCAATAATCTCACCTCGGTTCGAGCCAAACCAGCTGGCTTCTATGATGACAAGAGTGGTGCCATGAAGAGCTTGTCCCTCGTTAGCCGCGAGGAAATGCAAGTGTGGGTGGATTATGATGGAGAGACCACACAGATCAGTGTGACCATGGCTCCCCTCAATGTAGCAAAACCATCGAGACCCCTGGTCTCAGCTACCTACAATCTATCAACAGTGCTAGAAGATCCATCCTATGTCGGCTTCTCGGCTTCAACTGGTCCAATCAATTCACTCTACTGTGTGCTTGGCTGGAGCTTGGGTATAAACCGTCCTGCTCCAGCCATTGACACCAAGAGGTTGCCAAAGCTACCTCGCACTGGCCCGAAACCTCGGTCCAAAGTGCTGGAGATCGTCCTACCAATAGCCACTGCAACATTCATCTTTCTCGTTGGAACAACTATTATCCTACTGGTGCGGAGACGAATGAGGTATGCAGAGCTACATGAAGATTGGGAGGATGAGTTTGGGCCACATCGCTTCTCGTACAAGGATTTATTCCGCGCGACAGAAGGATTTCATAACAAGAATCTACTCGGCCATGGAGGATTTGGGAAGGTGTACAAAGGTGTGCTTCCAGTCTCAAAACTGGAGGTGGCAGTGAAGAGGGTATCACACGAGTCAAAGCAAGGAATAAAGGAGTTTATTGCTGAGATTGTCAGTATAGGCCGTCTCCGCCATCGTAACATCGTCCAGTTACTCGGATATTGTAGGAGAAAAGGTGAACTCCTATTGGTATATGATTATATGTCAAATGGTAGTCTTGACCAGTATTTATATGCTGAAGCGGATAAACCCACTCTGGATTGGGTTCAGAGGTTTGAAATCATCAGAGGTGTTGCATCTGGCTTATTCTACCTCCATGAGAGGTGGGAGAAAGTTGTTATCCACCGAGACATCAAGGCAAGCAATGTGCTGCTGGATAGTGAAATGAATGGACGTCTAGGTGACTTCGGCCTTGCAAGGTTGTATGACCATGGCACTGATCCACAAACAACCCGCGTGGTTGGCACCATGGGATATTTTGCTCCAGAACTGGCACGCACTGGTAAGGCAACACCCCTGACTGACGTGTATGCATTTGGCATTTTCCTTATTGAGGTAACCTGCGGACGAAGGCCTATTGACAATCAGGCGAAGGATAGTTCAGAGATACTAGTTGATTGGGTTGTGGAGCATTGGCATAAAGGATCACTAGCAAATACGCTGGACAGGAGGCTACAGGGCAACTATGACGCTGATGAGGTATGTCTGGTGTTAAAGCTAGGATTGTTGTGCGCACATCCAGTTTTCAATGCGAGGCCCAGTATGCGGCAAGTCATGCAATACCTCGATGGCGAGACACCACTCCCGgagttgatgcccacaaactTAAGTTATAGCATGTTGGCAGTAATGCAGAATGAAGGTTTCAGCCAATACGCATCATTGGCCAGCACAAGTGGAACCCAAGGAATGACGTCCATCATCTCAAGCGGAAGATAA
- the LOC112270621 gene encoding L-type lectin-domain containing receptor kinase IV.1-like gives MAAKLHTSILVYSMCPILLIGPNLVAFCTAQVQSFVYSGFKGADITLDGVAVVRSDGLLELTRIADVRGYAFHRDPLRFRRSPNGTVQSFSVSFVFGVQSDIDVSVDGMTFFIAPGNKFSNTFSGAYLGLFNDSTNGSPNNHIFAVELDTFGNGEFKDMDSNHVGIDVNSLFSVQAQAAGFYDDMTGTFTNLTLNSGEPMQLWVEYDAQTTQVISTLARLGATKPRRPLFTTTTNLSDVLENPSYVGFSGSTGSLSTIYCVLGWSFGMDGPAPAINITNLPKLLRGHRKARSKVLEIVLPIATAMFIAVVGIVIVLLMRRRLRYAELREDWEVEFGPHRFSYKDLYHATEGFKDHHLLGAGGFGKVYKGVLPKSKMEVAVKKVSHESRQGMKEFITEVVSIGRLRHRYLVQLLGYCRRKDELILVYEYMPNGSLDKYLHCEEDKPTLDWTQRFGIIKGIACGLLYLHEKWEKIVIHRDIKASNVLLDGEMNGRLGDFGLARLYDHGTDLQTTHVVGTMGYLAPELLRSGKASPLTDVFAFGTFLLEVACGQRPIKQDSKDKQIMLVDWVLEHWNNGTLMQTMDTRLQGDFDKDEASMLLKLGLLCLHPLPTARPSMKQVMEYLDGEAALPELTPTHFNNLNMVSMMERGGFRPSILSYPDLTASIGTFSGLSGGR, from the coding sequence ATGGCGGCCAAGCTGCATACGTCCATCCTTGTGTACTCCATGTGCCCCATCCTCCTCATTGGACCAAACCTTGTAGCTTTCTGCACTGCACAGGTGCAGTCCTTCGTCTATTCCGGCTTCAAAGGCGCCGATATTACCCTCGATGGCGTCGCCGTGGTCCGATCAGACGGGCTCCTCGAGCTGACCAGGATCGCCGACGTCAGAGGATACGCGTTCCACCGGGATCCCTTGCGGTTCCGCAGGTCGCCCAACGGCACGGTGCAATCCTTCTCGGTCTCATTCGTGTTCGGCGTCCAATCGGACATCGACGTGAGCGTCGATGGCATGACCTTCTTCATCGCCCCCGGCAACAAGTTCTCCAACACTTTCTCCGGCGCTTACCTAGGCCTCTTCAACGACTCAACAAATGGCAGCCCCAACAATCACATCTTTGCAGTTGAGCTTGACACTTTTGGGAACGGGGAGTTCAAGGACATGGACAGCAATCATGTCGGCATCGACGTCAACAGCCTCTTCTCCGTACAAGCCCAAGCCGCTGGTTTCTATGATGACATGACTGGTACTTTCACAAACTTAACTCTAAATAGTGGTGAGCCGATGCAACTATGGGTCGAATATGATGCACAGACCACACAGGTCATATCGACCTTGGCTCGCCTCGGTGCCACCAAACCTCGGAGGCCATTGTTTACAACCACCACCAACCTCTCCGATGTGCTTGAGAACCCATCTTATGTTGGCTTCTCGGGTTCAACTGGCTCACTCAGTACAATATATTGTGTGCTTGGTTGGAGCTTTGGCATGGATGGCCCTGCTCCGGCCATCAACATCACAAATTTGCCCAAGCTGCTTCGTGGTCATCGGAAAGCTCGATCTAAAGTCTTGGAGATCGTTCTTCCAATTGCTACCGCGATGTTCATCGCCGTAGTAGGAATTGTCATCGTACTTCTCATGCGGAGGCGATTGAGATATGCTGAACTACGGGAAGATTGGGAGGTAGAGTTCGGACCACACCGGTTCTCGTACAAGGACTTATACCATGCTACGGAAGGATTCAAGGACCACCACCTCCTAGGCGCCGGAGGGTTCGGGAAAGTGTACAAAGGAGTACTCCCGAAATCCAAAATGGAGGTAGCTGTAAAGAAAGTGTCACATGAATCAAGACAAGGTATGAAGGAGTTCATCACCGAGGTGGTTAGTATTGGCCGCCTTCGACACCGTTACCTTGTACAATTACTTGGCTATTGTCGGCGTAAAGATGAGCTCATTCTGGTTTATGAGTACATGCCAAATGGCAGTCTTGATAAGTACCTGCACTGTGAAGAGGATAAGCCCACACTGGATTGGACCCAGAGGTTTGGGATCATCAAAGGGATCGCGTGTGGATTGCTCTATCTACACGAGAAATGGGAGAAAATTGTCATACATAGAGATATAAAAGCAAGCAACGTACTCCTTGATGGTGAAATGAATGGGCGACTCGGTGATTTTGGCCTCGCAAGGTTATACGATCATGGTACAGACCTACAAACCACACATGTGGTTGGCACCATGGGTTACCTAGCCCCAGAGCTACTACGCTCGGGCAAAGCTTCTCCTCTCACTGATGTGTTTGCCTTTGGGACATTCCTTCTCGAGGTAGCATGTGGGCAAAGGCCCATCAAGCAAGACTCTAAAGATAAGCAAATAATGCTTGTCGACTGGGTACTCGAGCATTGGAACAATGGGACACTCATGCAAACTATGGACACAAGGCTTCAAGGTGACTTTGACAAGGACGAAGCCAGCATGCTGCTGAAGCTAGGGCTCTTGTGCTTGCATCCGCTGCCCACTGCAAGGCCTAGCATGAAGCAAGTCATGGAGTACCTCGATGGAGAGGCGGCGCTACCGGAGCTGACACCGACACATTTCAACAACCTCAACATGGTGTCCATGATGGAAAGGGGAGGATTCCGTCCATCCATATTATCGTATCCAGACCTAACAGCAAGCATTGGCACATTCTCCGGCCTCTCAGGGGGGCGATGA